DNA from Deltaproteobacteria bacterium:
ATCGCATTTATCGTTCTTGCGGCAACAGGCCTGTCACTCAAGTTTCCGGATTCTGTATTTTCAGGCGCTATCGTGTGGGCTGCCGGAGGACCGGCAATGAGGTCTGTTGTCCACCGAATCGCAGCGGTTGTTTTTATAGGGACGGCGCTGGCGCATATAATCCCGTATATTTTGCTGCGCAGGCCGCCTGGAAAGGTCATTCTTTCAAAAAAGGATTTCCTCGACGCCCTGCTGCATCTCAGCTACCTGTTCGACAGGACGGATAACATGCCGCTTATGGGCAGATACACGTGGTATCAGAAGCTGGAATATTGGGCTACGGTTGTGGGCGCCTGCATAATCATATCAACCGGTTTCCTCATGTGGGGTTTTGCCCCCCTGATTAAGAAGATACCTATTTCGCTCTTATATTACGCGCAGATGATACACGGGTGGGAGGCCATACTCGCGGTCCTTGTTATTTTTGTCCAGCATATATATCAGACTGTTTTAAACCCGCTTGTTTTTCCAATGGATTTCTCATGGCTTACCGGAAAGACGAAATATGCGGTGATGGAACATGAACATCCGCTTGAGTTGATGGAGATTGAGTCTAAAAAGGGAGGCGAATATCGTGAAGGCGCGTCCTAACCCCGAAAATGCGATTGCATCTTTTGGCAAAACAGCGCTGATAACAGCGGTGTTTCTATTGGCATTGCCTGTTCATGTATGGAGCGATTCATGCGACGAATGCCATCTTCACAGGTCGTTTGTCCGGGGATCTGCATCGGATACGGATGCGCCTGAGACACTGGCCGGATTCCATATTAAGGAATTCAAGGGCGAGGGGCTGACATCAGCGTGCCGCAGGTGCCATGGAAATCTGCAGGAGTCCAATAAACTTCCACATTCGGAGGCATGTGTCAGGTGTCATACAAGGGGCAAGGCAGCGCAGGGGGATAGGCGCCTGGCATTCCACTCGGAAAAGAACCACTGGACTATGGAAAAGGTATCATGCGTTGACTGCCACAAAGGGCACATAAAGGGGAACCCTGACATAAAATTTCTTACGACAAACACGGTCAACGTATGCAGCCGGTGCCATGAAAAAGGTTTCAATATAAAAGAAACCGCGCAGCAACAGACCGATTAATAAAGGAGGGAGGTTAACAGAGATGTCTTCAATTGAGCAGATAGGGGAGATAAAGATCGCACTTGATACAGTTTGGGTCATACTCTCGGCGGTTCTTGTTTTTATGATGAATGCCGGTTTTGGGATGCTTGAGTCAGGCCTGTGCAGGTCAAAAAATACCGTGAATATATTTTCAAAGAACATAGTCATCTTCGCCATAGCAAGCCTTACCTTTTGGCTAATCGGATTTGGCCTCATGTTCAGCGACGGCTCGTTTTTCATAGGCTCTACAGGATGGATGCTGACGGGTGAGGATAACAGCCCCGCTGTGGCCGGGCAGTATTCAGGTATTTTCAGCGCGCTGGCCTGGACCGCCCTTCCACTCCACGCAAAGTTTCTTTTCCAGATGGTATTTGTGGCCGCCTCCGCGCACATTGTGTCCGGCGCGGTGTCGGAGAGGATAAAGTATTTTTCATTTATAGCCTTTTCCGTTGTGCTGGTTGCCATCATTTACCCCATAACCGGACACTGGATATGGGGCGGCGGGTGGCTGGATTCAATGGGTTTTGTTGATTTTGCCGGCTCCACGGTAGTCCATTCTGTCGGCGGGTGGGCGGCGCTTACCGGCACTATAGCGCTTGGCCCGCGTATGAATAAGTTTAAAAAGGACGGAAGGATAAACCCCATACCCGGCCACAACCAGACCATGGCTGCCCTGGGCATGTTTCTGCTCT
Protein-coding regions in this window:
- the amt gene encoding ammonium transporter; translated protein: MSSIEQIGEIKIALDTVWVILSAVLVFMMNAGFGMLESGLCRSKNTVNIFSKNIVIFAIASLTFWLIGFGLMFSDGSFFIGSTGWMLTGEDNSPAVAGQYSGIFSALAWTALPLHAKFLFQMVFVAASAHIVSGAVSERIKYFSFIAFSVVLVAIIYPITGHWIWGGGWLDSMGFVDFAGSTVVHSVGGWAALTGTIALGPRMNKFKKDGRINPIPGHNQTMAALGMFLLWLGWFGFNAGSAMAATSETIALVAVNTTLAAAAGVLSATIVSEILIGKPDLSMMVNGALAGLVAITAGCSAVNIGGAVIIGLTAGILVVYFIIFLDRRRIDDPVGAIPVHLINGIWGTAAVGLFDREAGLFYGGGISLLGTQLIGIAAVGVFVALSTYVLWRLIGLVMGLRVSQEEEYVGLDISEHGMEAYPDASGPGGFYGKPAKF
- a CDS encoding cytochrome b/b6 domain-containing protein, encoding IAFIVLAATGLSLKFPDSVFSGAIVWAAGGPAMRSVVHRIAAVVFIGTALAHIIPYILLRRPPGKVILSKKDFLDALLHLSYLFDRTDNMPLMGRYTWYQKLEYWATVVGACIIISTGFLMWGFAPLIKKIPISLLYYAQMIHGWEAILAVLVIFVQHIYQTVLNPLVFPMDFSWLTGKTKYAVMEHEHPLELMEIESKKGGEYREGAS
- a CDS encoding cytochrome c3 family protein, which codes for MKARPNPENAIASFGKTALITAVFLLALPVHVWSDSCDECHLHRSFVRGSASDTDAPETLAGFHIKEFKGEGLTSACRRCHGNLQESNKLPHSEACVRCHTRGKAAQGDRRLAFHSEKNHWTMEKVSCVDCHKGHIKGNPDIKFLTTNTVNVCSRCHEKGFNIKETAQQQTD